A window of Polaromonas hydrogenivorans contains these coding sequences:
- the purL gene encoding phosphoribosylformylglycinamidine synthase codes for MTLHLTTFEGEAHGIKALSDFRVQQLLPRLQAIHEKINGISARFVHLAATEAPPSEALASQLAALLTYGDPCPQPAPDAADSVLFIVSPRFGTVSPWASKATDIAHNCGLAVKRIERITEYRVTLKSGFFSKSALTETQRELVAALLHDRMTESVVADRAQAEAGLFTELHGAPLQTIAVLTGGKAALEQANTEFGLALAADEIDYLVNAFTQLQRNPTDVELMMFAQANSEHCRHKIFNADFTIDGVAQDKSLFGMIRNTERLNPQHTVVAYSDNASVMEGANIQRFYAKSAVSADGTGAGSYQSYSAMDDVLTHVLMKVETHNHPTAISPFPGASTGAGGEIRDEGATGRGSKPKAGLTGFTVSKLFDGDYGKPGHIASPLQIMTEGPLGGAAFNNEFGRPNLNGYFREYEQTVGGQRWGYHKPIMIAGGVGTIDAQLTHKILFPAGTLLIQLGGPGMRIGMGGSAASSMASGANAAQLDFDSVQRGNPEIERRAQEVINQCAQLGLANPILAIHDVGAGGLSNAFPELVNDAGRGARFDLRAVKLEESGLSPKEIWSNESQERYVMAIAPESLQQFEAFCERERCPFAVIGVATEERQLVLSDNDAAAPVDMPMNVLLGKPPKMHRDVTSLARAIKPIDLTGVDLQKSCIDVLSHPTVASKRFLITIGDRTVGGMTHRDQMVGPWQVPVADCAVTLADYQGFGGEAMSMGERTPLAAVNAAASGRMAVAEAITNLLAAPIELPRVKLSANWMAACGEPGQDAALYETVKAVGMELCPALGVSIPVGKDSLSMRTVWSDDGENKKVTSPVSLIVSAFATLADVRGTLTPELNTVEADTTLILIDLGKGQSRMGGSILAQSLSLEDGEVPDLDDPQDLVNLVNAVNELRAQGQILAYHDRSDGGLFATACEMAFAGHVGVSLNVDMLLLEGDGISDSRMEMGDSKNWASQVSGRRDELTLKALFNEELGAVIQVRTETRNEVMQTLRNHGLSKFSHFVGKTRPQHASLEVGKGEVQVWRDTKAVFKAKLQDLHQVWDAVSWKICQKRDNPAGADAEHAAAGDPADPGLHVFLPLPLGEGRGEGSPLSAPALLLSRPKVAVLREQGVNSHVEMAYAFTQAGFEAIDVHMTDLQTGRAQLADFAGVVACGGFSYGDTLGAGIGWARSITFNPALAEQFSGFFGRRDTFGLGVCNGCQMFAELADIIPGAEAWPRFTTNQSERFEARLSMVEVLESPSLFFAGMAGTRLPIAVAHGEGYANFAHRGDASAAIAAMRFVDNHGQPTEAYPFNPNGSAGGLTAVTTADGRFTAMMPHPERVFRNIQMSWTGLDQRELSPWMQLWRNARKWVG; via the coding sequence GTGACCCTGCACCTGACGACTTTTGAGGGCGAAGCCCACGGCATCAAGGCCCTGAGCGACTTTCGCGTCCAGCAACTTCTTCCCCGCCTGCAAGCCATCCACGAAAAAATCAATGGCATCAGTGCCCGGTTTGTGCATCTGGCGGCCACCGAGGCACCGCCTTCCGAGGCGCTGGCAAGCCAGCTTGCCGCCTTGCTGACCTATGGCGACCCGTGCCCGCAGCCTGCTCCCGATGCGGCCGACAGCGTGCTGTTCATCGTCTCGCCGCGCTTTGGTACGGTGTCGCCGTGGGCCTCCAAGGCCACCGACATCGCGCACAACTGCGGCCTGGCCGTCAAGCGCATCGAACGCATCACCGAATACCGCGTCACGCTCAAGTCTGGCTTTTTCAGCAAGTCCGCCTTGACCGAAACCCAGCGCGAACTGGTCGCGGCGCTGCTGCATGACCGCATGACTGAAAGCGTGGTCGCCGACCGGGCGCAGGCCGAAGCGGGCCTGTTCACCGAACTGCACGGCGCGCCGCTGCAGACCATTGCCGTGCTGACCGGCGGAAAAGCCGCGCTGGAGCAAGCCAACACCGAGTTCGGCCTGGCGCTGGCCGCCGACGAGATCGACTACCTCGTCAACGCCTTCACGCAACTGCAGCGCAACCCGACCGATGTCGAGCTGATGATGTTCGCGCAGGCCAACAGCGAGCATTGCCGGCACAAGATTTTCAACGCCGACTTCACGATTGACGGCGTGGCGCAGGACAAAAGCCTGTTCGGCATGATCCGCAACACCGAGCGGCTCAACCCGCAGCACACGGTGGTGGCGTATTCGGACAACGCTTCGGTCATGGAAGGCGCCAACATCCAGCGTTTTTATGCCAAATCGGCCGTTTCCGCAGATGGAACGGGCGCAGGCAGCTATCAAAGCTATAGCGCGATGGATGACGTGCTGACGCATGTGCTGATGAAGGTCGAAACGCACAACCACCCGACGGCGATTTCCCCGTTCCCTGGCGCCTCGACCGGTGCTGGCGGCGAAATCCGCGACGAGGGCGCGACCGGACGCGGCTCCAAACCCAAGGCGGGGCTGACCGGCTTCACGGTTTCCAAGCTGTTCGATGGCGACTACGGCAAGCCCGGCCACATCGCCAGCCCGCTGCAGATCATGACGGAAGGCCCGCTGGGCGGCGCGGCGTTCAACAACGAATTCGGCCGGCCCAACCTGAACGGCTATTTCCGCGAATACGAGCAGACCGTGGGCGGCCAGCGCTGGGGCTACCACAAGCCGATCATGATTGCCGGCGGCGTCGGAACGATTGATGCCCAGCTGACCCACAAGATTTTGTTCCCGGCCGGCACGCTGTTGATCCAGCTCGGCGGCCCCGGCATGCGCATCGGCATGGGCGGCAGCGCGGCGAGTTCGATGGCGTCGGGCGCCAACGCGGCGCAACTCGATTTTGATTCGGTGCAGCGCGGGAACCCCGAAATCGAGCGGCGCGCACAGGAAGTCATCAACCAGTGCGCCCAGCTCGGCCTGGCCAATCCGATCCTGGCGATTCACGATGTGGGCGCGGGCGGGCTGTCAAACGCCTTTCCCGAGCTGGTCAACGACGCTGGGCGCGGCGCGCGTTTTGACCTGCGCGCCGTCAAGCTCGAAGAAAGCGGCCTGTCGCCGAAAGAAATCTGGAGCAACGAAAGCCAGGAACGCTACGTGATGGCGATTGCGCCCGAGTCGCTGCAGCAGTTCGAAGCCTTCTGCGAGCGCGAGCGCTGCCCGTTCGCCGTGATTGGCGTGGCGACGGAGGAAAGGCAGCTTGTGCTTTCAGACAATGATGCCGCTGCCCCGGTTGATATGCCGATGAACGTGCTGCTGGGAAAACCGCCCAAGATGCACCGCGACGTGACCAGCTTGGCGCGCGCCATCAAGCCGATTGACCTGACCGGCGTCGATCTGCAAAAAAGCTGCATAGACGTGCTCAGCCACCCGACGGTGGCATCCAAGCGTTTCCTCATCACCATCGGCGACCGCACCGTCGGCGGCATGACGCACCGCGACCAGATGGTCGGGCCGTGGCAGGTTCCGGTGGCCGACTGCGCCGTGACGCTGGCCGATTACCAGGGCTTTGGCGGCGAGGCCATGAGCATGGGCGAGCGCACGCCGCTGGCGGCCGTGAATGCCGCCGCCTCGGGCCGCATGGCCGTGGCCGAAGCCATCACCAATTTGCTGGCCGCGCCGATTGAGTTGCCGCGCGTCAAGCTGTCGGCCAACTGGATGGCCGCCTGCGGCGAGCCGGGCCAGGATGCGGCGCTGTATGAGACCGTCAAGGCGGTCGGCATGGAACTGTGCCCGGCGCTGGGCGTGTCGATTCCGGTCGGCAAGGATTCGCTGTCGATGCGCACCGTCTGGAGCGACGATGGTGAAAATAAAAAGGTCACCTCGCCGGTCTCGCTGATCGTCAGCGCCTTCGCCACGCTGGCCGACGTGCGCGGCACGCTCACGCCGGAGCTGAACACGGTGGAGGCCGACACCACGCTGATCCTGATCGACCTGGGCAAGGGCCAGAGCCGCATGGGCGGCTCCATCCTGGCGCAAAGCTTGAGCCTGGAAGACGGCGAAGTGCCCGACCTGGACGACCCGCAAGACCTCGTCAACCTGGTCAACGCCGTCAATGAACTGCGCGCGCAGGGGCAAATCCTGGCCTACCACGACCGCAGCGACGGCGGCCTGTTCGCCACGGCCTGCGAAATGGCCTTTGCCGGCCATGTCGGCGTGTCGCTCAATGTGGACATGCTGCTGCTCGAAGGCGACGGCATCAGCGACAGCCGCATGGAGATGGGCGACAGCAAGAACTGGGCATCGCAAGTCAGCGGCCGCCGCGACGAGTTGACGCTCAAGGCGCTGTTCAATGAAGAGCTGGGCGCCGTCATCCAGGTGCGCACCGAGACGCGCAACGAGGTGATGCAGACGCTGCGCAACCACGGGCTGTCCAAATTCAGCCACTTTGTCGGCAAGACCCGGCCGCAGCACGCGTCGCTGGAAGTCGGCAAGGGCGAAGTCCAGGTCTGGCGCGACACCAAGGCCGTTTTCAAGGCCAAATTGCAGGATTTGCATCAGGTCTGGGACGCCGTGAGCTGGAAGATTTGCCAGAAGCGCGACAACCCGGCCGGCGCCGACGCCGAACACGCCGCCGCCGGCGATCCGGCTGATCCGGGGCTGCATGTGTTCCTCCCTCTCCCCCTGGGAGAGGGCCGGGGTGAGGGCTCCCCGCTTTCAGCCCCCGCACTGCTCCTGTCCCGCCCGAAAGTCGCCGTGCTGCGCGAGCAGGGCGTCAATTCGCATGTGGAAATGGCCTACGCCTTCACGCAGGCCGGTTTTGAAGCCATCGACGTTCACATGACCGACCTGCAGACCGGCCGCGCCCAACTGGCCGACTTTGCCGGCGTGGTGGCCTGCGGCGGTTTCAGCTACGGCGACACGCTGGGCGCGGGCATCGGCTGGGCGCGTTCCATCACCTTCAATCCGGCGCTGGCCGAGCAGTTCAGCGGCTTCTTCGGCCGCCGCGATACGTTCGGCCTGGGTGTGTGCAACGGCTGCCAGATGTTTGCCGAACTGGCTGACATCATTCCCGGCGCCGAGGCCTGGCCGCGCTTCACCACCAACCAGAGCGAGCGTTTCGAGGCTAGATTGTCCATGGTCGAAGTGCTGGAGTCGCCAAGCCTGTTCTTCGCCGGCATGGCCGGAACGCGCCTGCCGATTGCCGTGGCGCACGGCGAGGGTTACGCCAACTTCGCCCACCGGGGCGATGCGTCAGCCGCGATTGCCGCGATGCGTTTTGTGGACAACCACGGCCAGCCGACCGAAGCCTACCCGTTCAATCCGAACGGCAGCGCGGGCGGCCTGACGGCGGTCACGACGGCGGACGGCCGCTTCACCGCGATGATGCCGCACCCCGAGCGCGTGTTCCGCAACATCCAGATGAGCTGGACCGGCCTGGACCAGCGCGAACTCAGCCCGTGGATGCAGCTCTGGCGCAATGCGCGGAAGTGGGTGGGCTGA
- the map gene encoding type I methionyl aminopeptidase → MSITYKNAEEIEHLRVAGRLAGELLDYLTPFVKPGVTTNDINQLAHDYMVEVQGTVPATLGYGPPNYPPYPKSLCTSVNHQVCHGIPNDKPLKKGDIVNLDVTGIKDGWHGDSSRMFLVGECSIAARRLCLVTYEAMWQGIMRVKPGVRLGDIGFAIQTFAEKHGYSVVREFCGHGIGRKFHEEPQVMHYGRPGTMEELKPGMVFTIEPMINIGKRDIKDGAEKDGWSIVTRDHSLSAQWEHMVAVTETGYEVLTLSAGSPPIPDFVPQHQPAQVNA, encoded by the coding sequence ATGAGTATTACTTACAAAAATGCAGAAGAGATTGAGCACCTGCGCGTGGCGGGCAGACTCGCCGGCGAATTGCTGGACTACCTCACCCCTTTCGTCAAACCAGGCGTGACCACCAACGACATCAACCAGCTGGCCCACGACTACATGGTCGAGGTGCAGGGCACCGTTCCGGCCACGCTGGGCTATGGTCCGCCCAACTACCCGCCTTATCCAAAATCCCTGTGCACGTCGGTCAATCACCAGGTGTGCCACGGCATTCCCAACGACAAGCCGCTGAAAAAAGGCGACATCGTCAACCTCGATGTGACCGGCATCAAGGACGGCTGGCACGGCGACAGCAGCCGCATGTTCCTGGTGGGCGAATGCTCGATTGCCGCCAGGCGGCTGTGCCTGGTTACCTACGAAGCCATGTGGCAGGGCATCATGCGCGTCAAGCCGGGCGTGCGGCTGGGCGATATTGGCTTTGCCATCCAGACCTTTGCCGAAAAGCACGGCTACTCGGTGGTGCGCGAATTTTGCGGCCACGGCATTGGCCGCAAATTCCATGAAGAGCCGCAAGTGATGCATTACGGCCGTCCCGGCACCATGGAAGAACTCAAGCCCGGCATGGTGTTCACCATCGAGCCCATGATCAACATCGGCAAGCGCGACATCAAGGACGGCGCCGAAAAAGACGGCTGGAGCATCGTGACGCGCGACCATTCGCTCTCGGCGCAATGGGAGCACATGGTCGCGGTGACCGAAACCGGCTATGAAGTGCTGACACTGTCGGCCGGCAGCCCCCCGATTCCGGACTTCGTGCCGCAACACCAGCCCGCGCAAGTCAACGCCTGA
- a CDS encoding [protein-PII] uridylyltransferase has protein sequence MTELSSFREQYSAGKAAVLASLAGSRASSRGIHGLLKKLGRLTDTTLQRLWERAGFAPQACLIAVGGFGRGELFPHSDVDVLLLLPDDVVDVENNPALKARVETFISNCWDCGLQIGSSVRTVAQCAEEAAKDVTVQTSLLEMRLVTGSKEAYKRLQAQLDAILDPKAFYVAKTLEMRQRHNKFENTPYALEPNCKESPGGLRDLQVVLWVARAAGLGKSWDELAKNGLVTTFEARQIKANEALLSLIRARLHIISGRREDRLVFDLQTAVAESFGYSATADDGSKLPRRASEALMRRYYWTAKAVTQLNQILLLNIEEQLSPCNYPLRPINERFFDKAGMLEVVSDDVYLRDPHAILETFLLYESSIGIKGLSARTLRALYNARGVMNAKFRTDPVNRETFMHILQQPEGITHAMRLMNQTSVLGRYLWVFRNIVGQMQHDLFHVYTVDQHILMVVRNMRRFFMAEHSHEYPMCSQLAAGWDKPWILYVAALFHDIAKGRGGDHSELGRKEVRLFCRQHGVAAADAELIEFLVGEHLSMSRTAQKEDLSNPTVIAAFAKRVGNERYLTALYLLTVADIRGTSPKVWNAWKGKLLEDLYRYTLRMLGGRAPDAAAEIEARKRAALTLLALHAEPFEAYKALWDTLDVSYFMRHEAADIAWHARHLSRHIGKAVVTVRVRHSSAGEGMQVLVYTPDEPDVFVRICGFFDQAGFSILDAKVHTTNNGFALDTFQVASQPLEEHYRELATMVEVNLGRLLEEHGPLPPPSKGRVSRRVRSFPVTPRIDLRPDEKAQRWLLSVSASDRVGLLYLIARVLANHHINVKLAKVTTLGERVEDTFLIDGPELQHNKAQIAIETELLQALND, from the coding sequence ATGACTGAACTGTCTTCTTTTCGCGAACAATACAGCGCCGGCAAGGCGGCCGTGCTGGCCTCGCTGGCGGGCAGCCGGGCATCCAGCCGGGGCATTCACGGCCTGCTGAAAAAGCTGGGCCGGCTGACTGACACCACCTTGCAGCGACTGTGGGAGCGAGCCGGGTTTGCGCCGCAAGCCTGCCTGATCGCGGTCGGCGGCTTTGGCCGGGGCGAGCTGTTCCCGCATTCCGATGTCGATGTGCTACTGCTGCTGCCGGACGACGTGGTCGATGTCGAGAACAACCCGGCGCTCAAGGCCAGGGTGGAAACCTTCATCAGCAACTGCTGGGACTGCGGCCTGCAGATCGGCTCCAGCGTGCGAACGGTCGCCCAATGCGCCGAGGAAGCGGCGAAAGATGTCACGGTGCAGACTTCGCTGCTCGAAATGCGCCTGGTGACCGGCTCGAAAGAGGCCTACAAGCGCCTGCAGGCGCAGCTGGACGCCATTCTTGATCCGAAGGCGTTTTATGTCGCCAAGACGCTGGAAATGCGCCAGCGCCACAACAAGTTTGAAAACACCCCTTACGCCCTGGAGCCCAACTGCAAGGAATCACCCGGCGGCCTGCGCGATCTGCAGGTGGTGCTGTGGGTGGCGCGCGCCGCCGGCCTGGGCAAGTCCTGGGACGAACTGGCCAAAAACGGCCTGGTCACGACGTTTGAAGCACGGCAAATCAAGGCCAACGAAGCGCTGCTGAGCCTCATACGGGCGCGCCTGCACATCATTTCCGGCCGGCGCGAAGACCGGCTGGTGTTTGACCTGCAAACGGCGGTGGCCGAATCCTTCGGCTATTCGGCCACCGCCGATGATGGCAGCAAGCTGCCGCGCCGGGCCAGCGAAGCGCTGATGCGCCGCTATTACTGGACCGCCAAGGCCGTCACGCAGCTCAACCAGATCCTGCTGCTCAATATCGAGGAGCAGCTCAGCCCCTGCAACTATCCGCTGCGCCCCATCAACGAGAGGTTTTTCGACAAGGCCGGCATGCTGGAGGTGGTCAGCGACGATGTGTACCTGCGTGATCCGCACGCCATTCTTGAAACCTTTTTGCTGTACGAAAGCTCCATCGGCATCAAGGGGCTGTCGGCGCGCACCCTGCGGGCGCTGTACAACGCACGGGGCGTGATGAACGCCAAATTCCGCACTGACCCGGTCAACCGGGAAACCTTCATGCACATCCTGCAGCAGCCCGAAGGCATCACGCATGCCATGCGGCTGATGAACCAGACCTCGGTGCTGGGCCGCTACCTGTGGGTGTTTCGCAACATCGTCGGGCAGATGCAGCATGACCTGTTCCATGTCTATACGGTGGACCAGCACATCCTGATGGTGGTGCGCAACATGCGGCGCTTTTTCATGGCCGAGCATTCGCATGAATACCCGATGTGCTCGCAACTGGCCGCAGGCTGGGACAAGCCCTGGATTCTGTATGTCGCCGCGCTGTTCCACGACATTGCCAAGGGTCGCGGCGGCGACCATTCCGAGCTGGGCCGCAAGGAAGTGCGCCTGTTCTGCCGCCAGCACGGCGTTGCCGCAGCCGATGCCGAGCTGATCGAATTCCTGGTGGGCGAGCACCTGAGCATGAGCCGCACGGCCCAGAAGGAAGACCTGAGCAACCCGACCGTGATCGCCGCGTTTGCCAAAAGAGTGGGCAACGAGCGCTACCTGACCGCCCTGTACCTGCTCACCGTCGCCGACATTCGCGGCACCAGCCCCAAGGTCTGGAATGCCTGGAAAGGCAAGCTGCTCGAAGACCTCTACCGCTACACGCTGCGCATGCTGGGCGGCCGCGCCCCGGATGCCGCCGCCGAAATCGAAGCCCGCAAGCGCGCGGCCCTGACCCTGCTGGCCCTGCATGCCGAGCCGTTCGAAGCCTACAAGGCGCTGTGGGACACGCTGGACGTGAGTTATTTCATGCGCCACGAGGCCGCCGATATTGCCTGGCATGCCCGGCACCTGTCGCGCCACATCGGCAAGGCCGTCGTGACGGTCCGCGTGCGCCACTCATCGGCCGGCGAAGGCATGCAGGTGCTGGTCTATACGCCCGATGAACCCGATGTGTTCGTGCGGATTTGCGGTTTCTTCGACCAGGCCGGCTTCAGCATCCTGGATGCCAAGGTGCATACCACCAATAATGGCTTCGCCCTGGACACCTTCCAGGTCGCCAGCCAGCCGCTGGAAGAGCATTACCGCGAACTGGCCACCATGGTCGAGGTGAACCTGGGCCGCCTGCTGGAAGAGCACGGCCCCTTGCCGCCGCCCAGCAAGGGCCGGGTGTCACGCCGCGTCAGGAGCTTTCCGGTCACCCCGCGCATCGACCTGCGCCCGGATGAAAAAGCCCAGCGCTGGCTGCTCAGCGTGTCGGCCAGCGACCGGGTCGGGCTGCTCTACCTGATTGCCCGCGTGCTGGCCAACCACCACATCAACGTCAAGCTGGCCAAGGTCACGACCCTGGGCGAGCGCGTCGAGGATACGTTCCTGATCGACGGCCCGGAGCTTCAGCACAACAAGGCGCAAATCGCGATTGAAACCGAGTTGCTGCAGGCGCTGAACGACTAG
- a CDS encoding IS630 family transposase, with the protein MPIRWHKPNSKKNFVQEVAATLPPSIAPEQVDVWFQDEMRIGQRGTQTRLWARKGTRPRVVRQQQSESAYIFGAVCAQRDTAVGLILPQANTEAMTLHLQAISEAVPAGRHAVLVLDRAGWHTTAKLPQFSNLSLLPLPAGSPELNPAEQVWQQLRDRHLANRCYDGYEQIVDACCDAWNAFTQIPGAIRSLCSRSWAVLPSASVIS; encoded by the coding sequence GTGCCGATCCGGTGGCACAAGCCGAATTCAAAAAAAAACTTCGTCCAGGAAGTCGCAGCAACGCTGCCCCCGAGCATTGCGCCTGAGCAAGTGGATGTTTGGTTTCAAGATGAAATGCGCATTGGCCAGCGCGGCACGCAAACGCGCCTGTGGGCGCGCAAGGGAACGCGGCCCCGGGTGGTGCGCCAGCAGCAGTCCGAATCGGCATACATCTTTGGCGCCGTCTGTGCGCAGCGCGATACGGCTGTTGGCCTGATCCTGCCGCAGGCCAATACCGAGGCGATGACCCTACACCTGCAGGCCATCAGCGAGGCCGTTCCTGCGGGGCGCCACGCGGTGCTGGTGCTCGATCGTGCAGGGTGGCATACCACCGCCAAACTGCCCCAGTTCTCCAACCTCTCATTGCTGCCGCTGCCCGCGGGTTCACCCGAACTCAACCCGGCCGAGCAGGTGTGGCAGCAACTGCGCGACCGGCACCTGGCCAACCGCTGCTATGACGGGTATGAGCAGATTGTGGATGCCTGCTGCGACGCTTGGAATGCCTTCACGCAAATCCCTGGTGCCATCCGCTCTTTGTGCTCCCGCAGCTGGGCAGTGCTGCCTTCAGCTTCGGTTATCTCATGA
- a CDS encoding helix-turn-helix domain-containing protein → MLDRQFGVAYSLNGVYDLMKRLGMVWISARAVSPSADPVAQAEFKKKLRPGSRSNAAPEHCA, encoded by the coding sequence TTGTTGGACCGGCAGTTCGGCGTTGCCTACAGCTTGAACGGTGTGTATGACCTCATGAAGCGCTTGGGCATGGTATGGATTTCGGCCCGCGCCGTCAGTCCCAGTGCCGATCCGGTGGCACAAGCCGAATTCAAAAAAAAACTTCGTCCAGGAAGTCGCAGCAACGCTGCCCCCGAGCATTGCGCCTGA
- a CDS encoding helix-turn-helix domain-containing protein, whose product MLSQQIIDQLQPYDFDRLAHKEKDGRRRLRLIALAHLKEGKSCSEVGAALRVSRHAVMRWVQWFIAGGVARLAGMPHDWSTQRLAKGQEEACR is encoded by the coding sequence ATGTTATCTCAGCAAATCATTGATCAGCTGCAGCCCTATGACTTTGACCGTCTGGCCCACAAGGAAAAGGATGGGCGCCGCCGACTGCGCCTGATAGCACTGGCGCATCTCAAAGAGGGCAAAAGCTGCAGCGAAGTGGGCGCTGCACTGCGCGTGAGCCGCCACGCGGTCATGCGCTGGGTGCAGTGGTTCATCGCTGGCGGCGTGGCCCGTCTGGCCGGCATGCCGCACGACTGGAGTACGCAGCGCCTTGCCAAAGGACAGGAAGAAGCGTGTCGCTAG
- the def gene encoding peptide deformylase has translation MTIREILKMGDARLLRVAKPVTAFDTDELHVLVSDMFYTMQSVDGAGLAAPQIGVDLQVVIFGSDQLNPRYPDAPVVPRTVLVNPVITPLSADEESDWEGCLSVPGLRGMVPRFSHIRYTGFDQYGDPIDRTVDGFHARVVQHECDHLIGKLYPMRIRDLSQFGYTEVLFPGLDASADD, from the coding sequence ATGACCATTCGTGAAATTCTCAAAATGGGCGATGCGCGGCTTTTGCGCGTGGCCAAGCCGGTGACGGCCTTCGACACCGATGAGCTGCATGTCCTGGTTTCGGACATGTTCTACACCATGCAGTCGGTCGATGGCGCCGGCCTGGCGGCGCCGCAGATTGGCGTCGATCTGCAGGTGGTGATTTTTGGCTCCGACCAACTCAACCCGCGCTACCCCGATGCGCCGGTGGTGCCGCGCACCGTGCTGGTCAATCCGGTGATCACGCCCCTGAGTGCGGACGAGGAAAGCGACTGGGAAGGCTGCCTGTCGGTGCCCGGCCTGCGCGGCATGGTGCCGCGTTTCTCGCACATCCGCTACACCGGGTTCGACCAGTACGGCGACCCGATTGACCGCACGGTGGACGGTTTTCATGCCCGCGTGGTGCAGCACGAGTGCGACCACCTGATCGGCAAGCTGTACCCGATGCGGATTCGCGACCTGAGCCAGTTCGGCTACACCGAAGTGCTGTTTCCGGGCCTGGACGCTTCGGCCGACGACTAG
- a CDS encoding YbaN family protein, giving the protein MPAEHPLKPDNPRTTALPAPARWFLRVLAVLSLALGIVGIFLPVLPTVPFLLLAAWAAELSSPRLLHWLESHPRLGPPLTDWRHGGVVRRRAKWTATVVMSASGITTVLLLRTHWTALMAVAVMACVLVWLWLRPEPAQ; this is encoded by the coding sequence ATGCCTGCCGAACACCCACTCAAACCAGATAACCCACGAACGACGGCTCTGCCTGCGCCTGCGCGCTGGTTCCTGCGGGTACTGGCGGTGTTGAGCCTTGCCCTGGGTATCGTGGGCATCTTTCTCCCGGTGTTGCCTACGGTGCCTTTCCTGCTGCTGGCCGCCTGGGCTGCAGAACTCAGTTCGCCCCGCCTGCTGCACTGGCTGGAGTCCCATCCCCGGCTTGGCCCGCCGCTCACGGATTGGCGGCATGGCGGCGTGGTGCGCCGGCGAGCCAAGTGGACGGCCACGGTCGTCATGAGTGCCAGCGGCATCACCACCGTGCTGCTGTTGCGCACCCATTGGACGGCCTTGATGGCCGTGGCGGTCATGGCTTGCGTGCTGGTGTGGCTCTGGCTGCGTCCCGAGCCGGCACAGTAA